From Bombus vancouverensis nearcticus unplaced genomic scaffold, iyBomVanc1_principal scaffold0035, whole genome shotgun sequence, one genomic window encodes:
- the LOC117162492 gene encoding uncharacterized protein LOC117162492, whose product MTEHIRPIASELLSNDLVITAQINILNDKQQPIRRRALLDTGSTPYLAIRCLKQLAEDEGHRFPRAAQVLQRDFYVDDALTGAETKDEALTLRTELTNLLQLAGLNIRKWASNDNDLLHGLSLEETNHQHFLGDSQTLKTPGVFWNSSDDSILYSVEVKPTPSRVTKRIISSEIAKIYDPLGLLAPVIVRAKMLLQRIWSSKIDWDESLPIELHIEWERYYAQLPLLNNVRFPRKAIIESAIEIELHGFCDASEKAYGACVYLRTLNTNGRVWTQLLTAKSKVAPLKCQTIPRLELSGALLLTSLMSTVQQALSHKITRTIYWTDSTIVLHWLNTSPHTLKTFVANRVSEIQTKTSIRDWRHVPTDDNPADLISRGQTPEEFLRPTIWQHGPAWLYQSEGYWPTWELTPQIELPEQKGAICLSANPADYSLLQRHRAKQYREMKVMVGP is encoded by the exons atgaccgaacatatcagaccaatagcatCCGAATTACTGTCCAATGATCTAGTCATCACAGCGCAGATAaacattttgaatgataaacagCAACCAATCCGTCGTCGAGCGTTGCTCGACACCGGATCca CACCGTATCTAGCTATACGGTGCCTCAAGCAACTGGCAGAGGACGAAGGACATCGATTTCCACGTGCAGCACAGGTACTGCAGCGGGATTTCtacgtcgacgacgctctcaccggagctgaaacgaaggacgaagccCTCACGCTCAGAACAGAACTCACCAATTTACTTCAACTGGCCGGCTTAAACATACGAAAATGGGCGTCAAACGATAATGACTTATTACACGGACTTTCCTTAGAAGAAACAAATCACCAACATTTTTTGGGCGACTCGCAAACCTTGAAGACGCCGGGGGTGTTTTGGAATTCATCCGACGACTCTATTCTTTACTCGGTCGAAGTCAAACCCACGCCCTCCCGAGTCACGAAACGAATCATCAGCTCGgagattgcaaaaatttacgatCCGCTCGGTCTGCTCGCACCGGTGATTGTTCGGGCCAAGATGCTACTTCAACGAATATGGTCGTCGAAAATCGATTGGGATGAATCACTTCCGATCGAGTTACATATAGAGTGGGAAAGGTACTATGCCCAATTACCCTTATTAAACAACGTCAGGTTCCCACGCAAGGCAATAATCGAGTCCGCAATAGAAATTGAACTGCATGGTTTCTGCGATGCCAGCGAAAAGGCTTACGGAGCCTGTGTTTATCTCCGAACCCTTAACACCAACGGCCGTGTTTGGACCCAACTTTTAACCGCAAAATCGAAAGTCGCCCCCCTCAAGTGCCAGACCATTCCTCGGCTCGAGCTGAGCGGAGCACTCCTTCTTACGTCCCTGATGTCGACAGTACAACAAGCCCTATCACATAAAATTACTCGAACTATCTATTGGACCGATTCCACTATCGTCCTCCATTGGCTCAATACATCACCTCACACCCTTAAAACATTCGTCGCTAACAGAGTCtccgaaattcaaacaaaaaccaGCATCCGCGATTGGCGCCACGTTCCTACCGACGACAATCCCGCGGACTTAATATCACGCGGCCAAACACCCGAAGAGTTTCTGCGCCCAACCATCTGGCAGCACGGTCCTGCATGGCTCTACCAGTCGGAAGGCTATTGGCCGACATGGGAGCTAACACCGCAAATTGAACTACCGGAGCAGAAAGGGGCGATTTGTCTGTCCGCAAACCCCGCCGATTACAGTTTGTTGCAAAG ACACAGGGCGAAACAATACAGAGAaatgaaagttatggtgggtccttaa
- the LOC117163857 gene encoding uncharacterized protein LOC117163857, protein MILQQVWTLKVDWDESLPTDVHTEWIKYHTQLPLLNVALATKISPIVYWTDSTIVLHWIRSSSHTLKTFVANRVAEIQTKTNTSDWRHVPTDDNPADLISRGQTPKEFLCPSIWKNGPRWLLQSENYWPVWSPTPVVDLPEQKKTICLRTNISDNTLLHPYSSWPRLIRIVARCLRWRHKQHLSAHLTTDELTAAHNRLIKILQSSHFAPEIRILQKSRSEDVGGKLHPLNPFLDEDGLLRVGGRLTNSAIPFSQKHPIILPKSPVTELIIEQEHRNNHHTGTQATLYAVRLRYWPIDGRSQVWRILRRCVRCCRANPAPVEYLMGDLPEARITESRPFTNVGIDYCGPFYIKERRDRNRRKIKTYAAIFVCLAIKAVHIELVSDLTTDAFLAALRRFISRRGYCATILTDNGTNFVGANRELQELRTLLQSDDHQDRVQNFLADRQIQWRFNPPNSPHFGGLWEVAVKAFKRHLIRVVGRELLSFEHLNTLVIEIEAILNSRPLTPISSDPQDPPVLTPGHFLIGDTLTSLRERDFRAVPSGRLSSWQRIHQIKQHCWSRWYREYLNELIRRNQWDKGKHNIREGTVVILREDNVPSMQWPLGRVIKVHPGADGIIRTATAQAATSILDCGVKRLVPLPIHPDPDEAERPHGAKEVTNDTPDSTARI, encoded by the exons ATGATTTTGCAACAAGTCTGGACATTGAAGGTAGATTGGGACGAATCCCTTCCGACAGACGTACACACAGAATGGATCAAATACCACACCCAATTGCCGTTGTTAAATGTG GCCCTGGCGACCAAGATATCGCCGATAGTATACTGGACTGACTCCACCATCGTGCTCCATTGGATCAGGTCTTCGTCGCACACCTTGAAAACATTTGTGGCGAATCGAGTCGCTGAGATACAGACCAAGACCAATACCTCCGACTGGCGTCATGTGCCTACCGACGATAATCCAGCGGATCTCATCTCCCGAGGCCAGACGCCCAAGGAATTCCTATGTCCGTCCATTTGGAAAAACGGTCCAAGGTGGCTCCTGCAAAGCGAAAACTATTGGCCGGTCTGGAGCCCGACACCGGTAGTCGACCTCCCGGAGCAAAAGAAGACGATCTGTCTGAGGACGAATATTAGCGACAACACACTCCTCCATCCTTACTCGTCTTGGCCAAGACTAATAAGAATCGTCGCCCGGTGTCTTCGATGGAGACATAAGCAACACCTATCTGCCCATCTCACCACAGACGAACTGACTGCAGCGCACAACagactaataaaaatattacaatccaGTCATTTCGCGCCTGAAATTCGGATCCTCCAGAAAAGTCGAAGCGAGGATGTTGGAGGGAAACTACACCCATTAAACCCCTTCCTCGACGAAGATGGGCTACTCCGGGTAGGAGGACGACTAACCAACTCCGCCATACCCTTCAGCCAAAAACACCCGATCATCCTACCGAAATCCCCGGTGACAGAGCTAATTATAGAGCAAGAGCACCGGAACAATCATCACACAGGGACACAAGCTACACTATACGCGGTGAGACTGCGCTATTGGCCGATCGACGGCCGTAGCCAGGTATGGCGCATTCTCAGAAGGTGCGTCCGATGCTGCAGAGCCAACCCTGCACCAGTGGAATACTTGATGGGTGATTTGCCAGAGGCGCGTATTACCGAATCGCGGCCGTTCACGAACGTCGGAATCGACTACTGCGGCCCATTCTACATCAAGGAGAGGAGGGACCGCAACCGACGTAAAATCAAGACGTACGCCGCCATATTCGTTTGTCTGGCGATAAAGGCGGTCCACATAGAGTTAGTCAGCGATCTAACCACCGACGCCTTCTTGGCCGCGCTACGCCGTTTCATCTCGCGACGAGGATACTGCGCAACGATCCTCACCGACAACGGCACCAATTTCGTCGGGGCTAACCGGGAGCTGCAAGAACTCCGGACCTTATTGCAGTCCGACGACCACCAGGATAGGGTACAGAATTTTCTCGCCGACCGACAAATACAATGGCGTTTTAATCCTCCGAACTCACCACATTTTGGCGGCTTATGGGAAGTCGCGGTTAAAGCGTTCAAACGCCATCTCATCCGCGTGGTCGGCAGGGAGCTTCTGAGCTTTGAGCACCTCAACACCCTTGTGATCGAAATTGAAGCCATTCTCAATTCACGCCCACTGACTCCCATCTCATCCGATCCGCAAGATCCTCctgtcctcactcccggacattttctgATCGGTGACACACTAACCAGTTTACGGGAGCGTGATTTCAGGGCAGTTCCATCAGGCCGGCTATCCAGTTGGCAGCGCATTCACCAGATTAAGCAGCACTGCTGGAGCAGATGGTATCGAGAATACCTAAATGAGCTAATCCGCCGCAACCAATGGGACAAGGGCAAACATAACATTCGTGAAGGCACCGTAGTAATCCTCAGGGAGGATAACGTACCCTCTATGCAGTGGCCTTTGGGCCGCGTAATCAAGGTCCATCCAGGAGCCGACGGAATCATCCGGACCGCTACCGCGCAGGCGGCAACAAGCATCCTCGACTGCGGTGTCAAAAGACTGGTCCCCTTACCCATCCACCCAGATCCAGACGAGGCCGAACGTCCACACGGAGCGAAGGAGGTCACCAACGACACACCTGACTCCACAGCCAGAATTTga
- the LOC117165515 gene encoding uncharacterized protein LOC117165515, translating into MALGQAEGVGVCSDAEAYCTLEDPMFSSLCAFHWFGLYIILYHVDSILSVDGGQNYALAGRLATIKRELDEYEASGKANRIFLTSCRSSFDELWRRILAVQEELDGLDEGEDARVASLSQEHRELDVRFLGLFEQMSATTPSTTETGETCRKPKPTTFPEVRVPQFDGALENWTYFYDTFSSIVDCNESLTNVRKFQHLRSSITGRAAQIIQSLELTEANYPIALDTLKDKFNCPLQICMRHWNLMRNYPEIKKETPEALEDLLETISVNLKALEHLKEPVTSNIAIIELIASKLPSSSLRKWQRTLPRQQVPSYQHLIDFLKTQFFNPQTPQSAINHTAWANPCYNQQNGDREEGIVVYKLPRQRTFADTVYIGFVSYLRSPTPYLSTPRTNPAQIKVLNKQAQPIRARALLDTGTSMNFMTDKLANSLGIKQRRCGIQIGTLDNLSTTAKRYTTATITSTDAPIDVLLSTGSTFASLCIGQVNLAQPGEPELRLQKTRFGWIIGGSPTSQTAINTFHATTTALQEDLARFCEIDEGPATTHLSESERLCEEHFRNHVRRTKEGRYIVALPFNEKLSSLGSSKAAAMSRLASLHRRFQRDIQYETAYSAVIQEYLDLGHMTKINTDHATDHGYYLPPHGVIKESSDTTKLRDVFDGSASSTTGVSLNDALHTGPKLQEDLRNILLRFRSFQYVLTGDIEKMYRQFILRPEDRPYQKILWRADNGEIETYRVNAVTFGLSAAPYLAIRCLKQLAEDEGP; encoded by the exons ATGGCATTGGGACAAGCGGAGGGAGTTGGTGTTTGCAGCGATGCTGAAGCGTACTGCACGCTCGAGGACCCCATGTTCTCCAGTCTCTGCGCCTTTCATTGGTttggtttatatattatattatat CATGTAGATAGTATTTTGAGTGTGGACGGAGGACAAAATTATGCCCTAGCCGGTCGACTTGCAACCATAAAGCGCgaactcgatgaatacgaaGCGTCTGGGAAGGCAAACAGAATCTTCCTAACATCTTGCCGCAGCTCGTTCGATGAACTTTGGAGGAGGATACTCGCGGTTCAAGAAGAGTTAGATGGGTTAGATGAGGGGGAAGATGCGCGTGTAGCTTCGTTGTCGCAAGAGCATCGGGAGCTTGACGTGCGGTTCCTAGGTCTCTTTGAGCAAATGTCAGCAACAACCCCGTCGACAACAGAAACAGGCGAGACATGCCGGAAACCAAAGCCGACCACCTTTCCAGAGGTCCGCGTGCCCCAATTCGACGGTGCCCTCGAGAACTGGACCTATTTCTACGACACGTTCTCATCCATAGTAGACTGTAACGAAAGTTTGACGAATGTCCGAAAGTTCCAGCATCTACGCTCATCTATAACTGGACGGGCCGCACAGATTATCCAGTCATTAGAACTCACAGAGGCCAACTATCCCATCGCGCTTGACACTCTGAAGGATAAGTTCAATTGCCCCCTCCAAATCTGCATGCGCCATTGGAATTTGATGCGCAACTATCCGGAAATCAAAAAGGAAACTCCAGAAGCCCTAGAGGATTTGTTGGAAACCATCAGCGTAAATCTAAAGGcgctcgaacacctaaaagagccCGTCACATCAAATATAGCGATTATCGAATTGATCGCGTCGAAATTGCCCTCGTCCAGCCTGCGTAAATGGCAACGCACACTGCCCCGTCAACAGGTGCCATCCTATCAGCATCTGATAGACTTTCTCAAAACACAATTTTTCAATCCACAAACACCACAGTCAGCGATCAACCATACCGCATGGGCAAACCCTTGCTACAACCAGCAGAACGGTG ATCGTGAAGAAGGCATCGTTGTGTATAAATTGCCTAGGCAGAGGACATTCGCCGACACAGTGTACATCGGGTTCGTGTCGTATCTGCGGTCACCGACACCATACTTATCTACACCGCGAACAAACCCAG CACAGATCAAGGTTTTGAACAAACAGGCACAACCAATCCGAGCCCGAGCCTTACTCGACACTGGGACGAGCATGAACTTCATGACCGACAAGCTCGCGAATTCCCTCGGTATAAAACAAAGGAGATGTGGGATCCAGATCGGCACCCTCGACAATTTGAGCACCACGGCAAAACGATACACCACGGCCACAATCACGTCGACGGACG CCCCGATCGATGTCTTACTTAGTACCGGATCAACATTTGCGTCGCTGTGCATCGGGCAGGTCAATCTGGCGCAACCAGGCGAACCTGAACTACGTCTACAAAAAACACGGTTCGGCTGGataatcggggggagtccaacgTCCCAAACCGCGATAAATACGTTCCACGCAACCACAACGGCTCTGCAAGAGGACCTCGCACGGTTTTGCGAGATCGACGAGGGACCGGCCACTACTCATCTTTCGGAATCTGAACGACTATGTGAAGAACATTTCCGAAACCACGTCCGACGAACCAAGGAAGGCAGATACATCGTTGCATTACCATTCAACGAAAAGCTTTCCTCACTAGGGTCATCGAAGGCCGCTGCAATGAGCAGGCTCGCCTCTCTTCATCGTCGATTCCAACGCGACATACAATATGAAACCGCGTATAGTGCTGTGATCCAAGAATATTTAGACTTGGGTCACATGACGAAGATCAacacggatcacgccaccgaccACGGATATTATTTACCACCTCACGGCGTGATCAAGGAATCGAGCGACACCACCAAGCTCCGGGATGTGTTCGACGGCTCCGCATCAAGTACCACGGGAGTGTCTCTAAACGACGCCCTTCATACGGGCCCGAAATTACAAGAAGACCTGAGAAACATCCTATTGAGATTCCGGTCATTTCAATATGTCCTTAccggcgacatcgagaaaatgtaccgTCAATTCATCCTACGTCCAGAAGATCGTCCTTATCAAAAGATTCTGTGGCGTGCCGACAACGGAGAGATCGAAACATACCGAGTCAACGCCGTAACGTTCGGTCTATCCGCAGCCCCGTATCTGGCCATCCGATGTCTCAAACAGTTGGCAGAAGACGAGGGACCTTGA
- the LOC117164590 gene encoding uncharacterized protein LOC117164590: protein MTEHIRPIASELLSNDLVITAQINILNDKQQPIRRRALLDTGSTPYLAIRCLKQLAEDEGHRFPRAAQVLQRDFYVDDALTGAETKDEALTLRTELTNLLQLAGLNIRKWASNDNDLLHGLSLEETNHQHFLGDSQTLKTPGVFWNSSDDSILYSVEVKPTPSRVTKRIISSEIAKIYDPLGLLAPVIVRAKMLLQRIWSSKIDWDESLPIELHIEWERYYAQLRLLNNVRFPRKAIIESAIEIELHGFCDASEKAYGACVYLRTLNTNGRVWTQLLTAKSKVAPLKCQTIPRLELSGALLLTSLMSTVQQALSHKITRTIYWTDSTIVLHWLNTSPHTLKTFVANRVSEIQTKTSIRDWRHVPTDDNPADLISRGQTPEEFLRPTIWQHGPAWLYQSEGYWPTWELTPQIELPEQKGAICLSANPADYSLLQRHRAKQYREMKVMVGP from the exons atgaccgaacatatcagaccaatagcatCCGAATTACTGTCCAATGATCTAGTCATCACAGCGCAGATAaacattttgaatgataaacagCAACCAATCCGTCGTCGAGCGTTGCTCGACACCGGATCca CACCGTATCTAGCTATACGGTGCCTCAAGCAACTGGCAGAGGACGAAGGACATCGATTTCCACGTGCAGCACAGGTACTGCAGCGGGATTTCtacgtcgacgacgctctcaccggagctgaaacgaaggacgaagccCTCACGCTCAGAACAGAACTCACCAATTTACTTCAACTGGCCGGCTTAAACATACGAAAATGGGCGTCAAACGATAATGACTTATTACACGGACTTTCCTTAGAAGAAACAAATCACCAACATTTTTTGGGCGACTCGCAAACCTTGAAGACGCCGGGGGTGTTTTGGAATTCATCCGACGACTCTATTCTTTACTCGGTCGAAGTCAAACCCACGCCCTCCCGAGTCACGAAACGAATCATCAGCTCGgagattgcaaaaatttacgatCCGCTCGGTCTGCTCGCACCGGTGATTGTTCGGGCCAAGATGCTACTTCAACGAATATGGTCGTCGAAAATCGATTGGGATGAATCACTTCCGATCGAGTTACATATAGAGTGGGAAAGGTACTATGCCCAATTACGCTTATTAAACAACGTCAGGTTCCCACGCAAGGCAATAATCGAGTCCGCAATAGAAATTGAACTGCATGGTTTCTGCGATGCCAGCGAAAAGGCTTACGGAGCCTGTGTTTATCTCCGAACCCTTAACACCAACGGCCGTGTTTGGACCCAACTTTTAACCGCAAAATCGAAAGTCGCCCCCCTCAAGTGCCAGACCATTCCTCGGCTCGAGCTGAGCGGAGCACTCCTTCTTACGTCCCTGATGTCGACAGTACAACAAGCCCTATCACATAAAATTACTCGAACTATCTATTGGACCGATTCCACTATCGTCCTCCATTGGCTCAATACATCACCTCACACCCTTAAAACATTCGTCGCTAACAGAGTCtccgaaattcaaacaaaaaccaGCATCCGCGATTGGCGCCACGTTCCTACCGACGACAATCCCGCGGACTTAATATCACGCGGCCAAACACCCGAAGAGTTTCTGCGCCCAACCATCTGGCAGCACGGTCCTGCATGGCTCTACCAGTCGGAAGGCTATTGGCCGACATGGGAGCTAACACCGCAAATTGAACTACCGGAGCAGAAAGGGGCGATTTGTCTGTCCGCAAACCCCGCCGATTACAGTTTGTTGCAAAG ACACagggcgaaacaatacagggaaatgaaagttatggtgggtccttaa
- the LOC117162936 gene encoding uncharacterized protein LOC117162936, producing MILQQVWTLKVDWDESLPTDVHTEWIKYHTQLPLLNVALATKISPIVYWTDSTIVLHWIRSSSHTLKTFVANRVAEIQTKTNTSDWRHVPTDDNPADLISRGQTPKEFLCPSIWKNGPRWLLQSENYWPVWSPTPVVDLPEQKKTICLRTNISDNTLLHPYSSWPRLIRIVARCLRWRHKQHLSAHLTTDELTAAHNRLIKILQSSHFAPEIRILQKSRSEDVGGKLHPLNPFLDEDGLLRVGGRLTNSAIPFSQKHPIILPKSPVTELIIEQEHRNNHHTGTQATLYAVRLRYWPIDGRSQVWRFLRRCVRCCRANPAPVEYLMGDLPEARITESRPFTNVGIDYCGPFYIKERRDRNRRKIKTYAAIFVCLATKAVHIELVSDLTTDAFLAALRRFISRRGYCATILTDNGTNFVGANRELQELRTLLQSDDHQDRVQNFLADRQIQWRFNPPNSPHFGGLWEVSVKAFKRHLIRVVGRELLSFEHLNTLVIEIEAILNSRPLTPISSDPQDPPVLTPGHFLIGDTLSSLRERDFRAVPSGRLSSWQRIHQIKQHCWSRWYREYLNELIRRNQWDKGKHNIREGTVVILREDNVPSMQWPLGRVIKVHPGADGIIRTATAQAATSILDCGVKRLVPLPIHPDPDEAERPHGAKEVTNDTPDSTARI from the exons ATGATTTTGCAACAAGTCTGGACATTGAAGGTAGATTGGGACGAATCCCTTCCGACAGACGTACACACAGAATGGATCAAATACCACACCCAATTGCCGTTGTTAAATGTG GCCCTGGCGACCAAGATATCGCCGATAGTATACTGGACTGACTCCACCATCGTGCTCCATTGGATCAGGTCTTCGTCGCACACCTTGAAAACATTTGTGGCGAATCGAGTCGCTGAGATACAGACCAAGACCAATACCTCCGACTGGCGTCATGTGCCTACCGACGATAATCCAGCGGATCTCATCTCCCGAGGCCAGACGCCCAAGGAATTCCTATGTCCGTCCATTTGGAAAAACGGTCCAAGGTGGCTCCTGCAAAGCGAAAACTATTGGCCGGTCTGGAGCCCGACACCGGTAGTCGACCTCCCGGAGCAAAAGAAGACGATCTGTCTGAGGACGAATATTAGCGACAACACACTCCTCCATCCTTACTCGTCTTGGCCAAGACTAATAAGAATCGTCGCCCGGTGTCTTCGATGGAGACATAAGCAACACCTATCTGCCCATCTCACCACAGACGAACTGACTGCAGCGCACAACagactaataaaaatattacaatccaGTCATTTCGCGCCTGAAATTCGGATCCTCCAGAAAAGTCGAAGCGAGGATGTTGGAGGGAAACTACACCCATTAAACCCCTTCCTCGACGAAGATGGGCTACTCCGGGTAGGAGGACGACTAACCAACTCCGCCATACCCTTCAGCCAAAAACACCCGATCATCCTACCGAAATCCCCGGTGACAGAGCTAATTATAGAGCAAGAGCACCGGAACAATCATCACACAGGGACACAAGCTACACTATACGCGGTGAGACTGCGCTATTGGCCGATCGACGGCCGTAGCCAGGTATGGCGCTTTCTCAGAAGGTGCGTCCGATGCTGCAGAGCCAACCCTGCACCAGTGGAATACTTGATGGGTGATTTGCCAGAGGCGCGTATTACCGAATCGCGGCCGTTCACGAACGTCGGAATCGACTACTGCGGCCCATTCTACATCAAGGAGAGGAGGGACCGCAACCGACGTAAAATCAAGACGTACGCCGCCATATTCGTTTGTCTGGCGACAAAGGCGGTCCACATAGAGTTAGTCAGCGATCTAACCACCGACGCCTTCTTGGCCGCGCTACGCCGTTTCATCTCGCGACGAGGATACTGCGCAACGATCCTCACCGACAACGGCACCAATTTCGTCGGGGCTAACCGGGAGCTGCAAGAACTCCGGACCTTATTGCAGTCCGACGACCACCAGGATAGGGTACAGAATTTTCTCGCCGACCGACAAATACAATGGCGTTTTAATCCTCCGAACTCACCACATTTTGGCGGCTTATGGGAAGTCTCGGTTAAAGCGTTCAAACGCCATCTCATCCGCGTGGTCGGCAGGGAGCTTCTGAGCTTTGAGCACCTCAACACCCTTGTGATCGAAATTGAAGCCATTCTCAATTCACGCCCACTGACTCCCATCTCATCCGATCCGCAAGATCCTCctgtcctcactcccggacattttctgATCGGTGACACACTATCCAGTTTACGGGAGCGTGATTTCAGGGCAGTTCCATCAGGCCGGCTATCCAGTTGGCAGCGCATTCACCAGATTAAGCAGCACTGCTGGAGCAGATGGTATCGAGAATACCTAAATGAGCTAATCCGCCGCAACCAATGGGACAAGGGCAAACATAACATTCGTGAAGGCACCGTAGTAATCCTCAGGGAGGATAACGTACCCTCTATGCAGTGGCCTTTGGGCCGCGTAATCAAGGTCCATCCAGGAGCCGACGGAATCATCCGGACCGCTACCGCGCAGGCGGCAACAAGCATCCTCGACTGCGGTGTCAAAAGACTGGTCCCCTTACCCATCCACCCAGATCCAGACGAGGCCGAACGTCCACACGGTGCGAAGGAGGTCACCAACGACACACCTGACTCCACAGCCAGAATTTGA